A section of the Streptomyces sp. SCL15-4 genome encodes:
- a CDS encoding cellulose-binding protein — protein sequence MSDTSPYGFELVRRGYDRAQVDERISKLVSDRDSALARITALEKRIEELHLETQNAQAQITDAEPSYAGLGARVEKILRLAEEEAKELREEARRAAEQHRDLAESAAQQVRNDAETYAAERKAKAEDEGVRIVEKAKSDAAQLRSEAQKDAQSKREEADALFEETRAKAAQAAADFETNLAKRREQSERDLASRQQKAEKRLAEIEHRAEQLRLEAEKLRTDAERRARQTVETAQRQAEDIVADANAKADRIRSESERELAALTNRRDSINAQLTNVREMLATLTGAAVAAAGTSSDDEPVSRSVPAQQSR from the coding sequence ATGAGCGACACTTCCCCCTACGGCTTCGAGCTTGTGCGGCGTGGATACGACCGCGCTCAGGTGGACGAACGTATCTCCAAGCTCGTCTCCGACCGTGACAGCGCTCTCGCCCGGATCACCGCCCTGGAGAAGCGCATCGAGGAGTTGCACCTCGAAACGCAGAACGCCCAGGCCCAGATCACGGACGCCGAGCCGTCGTACGCGGGTCTCGGCGCGCGGGTCGAGAAGATCCTGCGGCTGGCCGAGGAAGAGGCCAAGGAGCTGCGTGAGGAGGCCCGGCGGGCGGCCGAGCAGCACCGCGACCTCGCCGAGTCCGCGGCCCAGCAGGTCCGCAACGACGCCGAGACGTACGCGGCCGAGCGCAAGGCCAAGGCCGAGGACGAGGGCGTCCGGATCGTCGAGAAGGCCAAGTCGGACGCGGCCCAGCTGCGCTCCGAGGCGCAGAAGGACGCGCAGTCCAAGCGCGAGGAGGCGGACGCCCTCTTCGAGGAGACCCGCGCCAAGGCCGCGCAGGCCGCCGCCGACTTCGAGACCAACCTGGCCAAGCGGCGCGAGCAGTCCGAGCGCGACCTGGCCTCGCGTCAGCAGAAGGCCGAGAAGCGGCTCGCCGAGATCGAGCACCGGGCGGAGCAGCTGCGGCTGGAGGCGGAGAAGCTGCGCACCGACGCCGAGCGCCGGGCCCGCCAGACGGTGGAGACCGCCCAGCGGCAGGCCGAGGACATCGTGGCCGACGCCAACGCCAAGGCGGACCGGATCCGTTCGGAGTCCGAGCGGGAGCTGGCGGCGCTCACCAACCGCCGCGACAGCATCAACGCCCAGCTGACGAACGTCCGCGAGATGCTCGCCACGCTGACCGGCGCCGCGGTGGCCGCGGCCGGCACGTCCAGCGACGACGAGCCGGTCTCCCGGAGCGTTCCGGCGCAGCAGTCCCGGTAG
- a CDS encoding ABC transporter ATP-binding protein, whose translation MIEAVGLTKRYGDKTAVYNLSFRVRPGAVTGFLGPNGSGKSTTMRMILGLDNPTSGSVTIGGYPYRKLPNAPRQVGALLDAKAVHGGRSARNHLLSLAQLSGIPARRVDEVLGVVGLQDVARKRSKGFSLGMGQRLGIAAALLGDPQVLLFDEPVNGLDPEGILWVRNLMRALAAEGRTVFVSSHLMSEMALTADHLIVIGRGQLLADMSVTDFISANSADFARVRTPDTEPQLREKLSSALAEAGGHVLPEQDGALRVTGLPLPRISDLAHEAGVRLWELSPHQASLEEAYMRMTQAAVDYRSTVDQKAGLRQPLPPGAQPPAPVPGQGQPGWYAPPPPQQGGAPFTMPAGGPYGGAPANGQGANGYGAPAAGQGTPAPGYGAPGAGTAPGTPNPYAQPAAPARPAPPAPSSAPSDAPDQRPVRHRGPRRPPRPHRRPRTGRRC comes from the coding sequence ATGATCGAGGCTGTCGGCCTGACCAAGCGCTACGGCGACAAGACCGCCGTGTACAACCTTTCCTTCCGGGTGCGGCCAGGTGCCGTGACCGGCTTCCTCGGGCCCAACGGCTCGGGCAAGTCCACGACGATGCGGATGATCCTCGGGCTGGACAACCCCACGTCCGGGTCGGTCACCATCGGCGGCTACCCGTACCGCAAACTGCCCAACGCACCCCGTCAGGTCGGCGCGCTGCTCGACGCCAAGGCCGTGCACGGCGGCCGGTCCGCCCGCAACCACCTGTTGAGCCTCGCCCAGCTGTCGGGCATCCCGGCCCGCCGCGTGGACGAGGTGCTCGGCGTCGTCGGCCTCCAGGACGTGGCCAGGAAGCGTTCCAAGGGTTTCTCGCTGGGCATGGGCCAGCGCCTCGGCATCGCCGCCGCGCTGCTCGGCGACCCGCAGGTGCTGCTCTTCGACGAGCCGGTCAACGGCCTCGACCCCGAGGGCATCCTCTGGGTCCGCAACCTGATGAGGGCGCTGGCGGCGGAGGGCCGTACGGTCTTCGTCTCCTCCCACCTGATGAGCGAGATGGCGCTGACCGCCGACCACCTCATCGTGATCGGGCGCGGGCAGCTGCTCGCCGACATGAGCGTGACGGACTTCATCTCGGCGAACTCCGCCGACTTCGCGCGCGTCCGCACCCCCGACACCGAGCCGCAGCTGCGCGAGAAGCTGTCCTCCGCGCTCGCCGAGGCGGGCGGGCACGTACTGCCCGAGCAGGACGGCGCGCTGCGGGTGACCGGGCTGCCGCTGCCGCGCATCAGCGACCTCGCGCACGAGGCGGGCGTCCGGCTGTGGGAGCTGTCCCCGCACCAGGCCTCGCTGGAAGAGGCGTACATGCGGATGACCCAGGCCGCGGTGGACTACCGCTCGACCGTCGACCAGAAGGCGGGCCTCCGGCAGCCGCTGCCGCCCGGCGCCCAGCCGCCCGCGCCGGTCCCCGGCCAGGGCCAGCCCGGCTGGTACGCCCCGCCCCCGCCCCAGCAGGGCGGAGCGCCGTTCACGATGCCGGCGGGCGGCCCGTACGGCGGCGCCCCGGCGAACGGCCAGGGCGCGAACGGCTACGGCGCCCCGGCCGCCGGACAGGGCACCCCGGCGCCCGGGTACGGCGCTCCGGGCGCGGGCACGGCTCCGGGAACGCCCAACCCGTACGCCCAGCCGGCGGCCCCGGCCCGGCCCGCGCCCCCGGCGCCTTCGTCGGCGCCTTCGGACGCGCCGGACCAGCGGCCGGTCAGGCACCGCGGCCCGCGCCGGCCCCCGCGGCCGCACCGTCGTCCCAGGACCGGCCGACGCTGCTGA
- a CDS encoding acetyl-CoA C-acetyltransferase, with amino-acid sequence MSSGTTSSVIVAGARTPMGRLLGSLKSFSGADLGAFAIKAALDRAGIGGDQVQYVIMGQVLQAGAGQIPARQAAVKAGIPMNVPALTVNKVCLSGLDAIALADQLIRAGEFDIVVAGGQESMSNAPHLLPKSREGYKYGAVQMLDAMAYDGLTDPWENIPMGESTEKHNTRLGIQRPEQDEIAALSHQRAAAAQKNGLFEAEITPVEIPQRKGDPVLFSKDEGIRADTTAESLAKLRPAFAKDGTITAGTSSQISDGAAAVVVMSKAKAEELGLQWLAEIGAHGNVAGPDNSLQSQPSNAIRHALKKEGLDVSDLDLIEINEAFAAVAVQSMKDLGVSTEKVNVNGGAIALGHPIGMSGARLVLHLALELKRRGGGVGAAALCGGGGQGDALIVRVPKA; translated from the coding sequence ATGTCTTCTGGAACGACCAGCTCGGTGATCGTCGCGGGCGCCCGGACGCCCATGGGGCGGCTGCTGGGCTCCCTGAAGTCCTTCTCCGGAGCCGACCTCGGAGCCTTCGCGATCAAGGCCGCCCTCGACCGTGCGGGGATCGGCGGCGACCAGGTGCAGTACGTGATCATGGGCCAGGTGCTCCAGGCCGGCGCGGGCCAGATCCCGGCCCGCCAGGCCGCCGTCAAGGCCGGCATCCCGATGAACGTCCCGGCGCTCACCGTCAACAAGGTGTGTCTCTCCGGCCTCGACGCCATCGCCCTCGCGGACCAGCTGATCCGCGCCGGCGAGTTCGACATCGTCGTGGCGGGCGGCCAGGAGTCCATGAGCAACGCCCCGCACCTGCTGCCCAAGTCCCGCGAGGGCTACAAGTACGGCGCGGTCCAGATGCTCGACGCGATGGCCTACGACGGCCTGACCGACCCATGGGAGAACATCCCCATGGGCGAGTCCACCGAGAAGCACAACACCCGCCTCGGCATCCAGCGCCCCGAGCAGGACGAGATCGCCGCCCTGTCCCACCAGCGCGCCGCCGCCGCCCAGAAGAACGGCCTGTTCGAGGCCGAGATCACCCCGGTGGAGATCCCGCAGCGCAAGGGCGACCCGGTGCTGTTCAGCAAGGACGAGGGCATCCGCGCCGACACCACCGCCGAGTCCCTGGCGAAGCTGCGCCCGGCCTTCGCCAAGGACGGCACCATCACCGCCGGCACCTCCTCGCAGATCTCCGACGGCGCCGCCGCCGTGGTCGTGATGAGCAAGGCCAAGGCCGAGGAGCTGGGCCTTCAGTGGCTCGCCGAGATCGGCGCGCACGGCAATGTGGCCGGTCCCGACAACTCCCTGCAGTCGCAGCCGTCCAACGCCATCCGGCACGCGCTGAAGAAGGAGGGCCTGGACGTCTCCGACCTGGACCTCATCGAGATCAACGAGGCCTTCGCCGCGGTCGCCGTGCAGTCAATGAAGGACCTCGGCGTTTCCACGGAAAAGGTGAACGTCAACGGCGGCGCCATCGCGCTGGGTCACCCGATCGGCATGTCCGGCGCCCGGCTCGTGCTGCACCTGGCGCTGGAGCTCAAGCGCCGGGGCGGCGGGGTCGGCGCCGCCGCGCTGTGCGGCGGCGGCGGCCAGGGCGACGCGCTGATCGTGCGGGTGCCCAAGGCCTGA
- the scy gene encoding polarized growth protein Scy — MRGYESQEREPAADVDHLSRFEAEMKRLRTEREKAIQHAEDLGYQVEVLRAKLHEARRTLMTRPAYDGGDIGYQAEQLLRNAQMQAEQLRQDAERELSQARAQTQRILQEHAEQAARLQAELHQEAVTRRQQLDQELAERRATVESHVNENVAWAEQLRARTEQQARRLLDESRAEAEQAMAAARAEAERLTREARERLRSEAESARAEADQILRRARADAERLLNAASTQAQEATEHAEQLRTATVTESDAARRQAAELSRAAEERMTAAEEALRKAQAEAEKVVTEAKEAAAKALATAEAANETRTRTAKEQVARLVEEATKEAEHTRSEAEQLVADARAEAEKVVAEAAEKARTITAEETATQLSKAAKTAEDVLDKASEDARRTTRAAAEEAERIRSEAEAEADRLRAEAHDIAEQLKGAAKDDTKEYRAKTVALQEEARRLRGEAEQLRADAVSEGESIRAEARREAVAKIEEAARSAEELLAKAKADAEELRQTATADSEKVRTEAVERATSLRRQAEESLERAREEAERLRAEAAEQAETARADAEKAARELREETEKAVETRRAEAAEELTRLQSEAQERLASAERALSEAREEAARVRRETAEETERLRAESAERIRTLQQQAEAEAERLRTEAASDASASRAEGEAIAVRLRSEAAAEAERLKTEAQDTADRMRAEAQAAAERLGAEASETLAAAQEEAARRRREAEELLGAAREEADQERQRAREQSEELLAAARKRVEEAQAEATRLVEEADRRAGEMVAAAEQHAQQVRDSVAGLHEQAQEEIAGLRSAAEHAADRTRREAEEEADRVRADAYAERERAGEDAARVRREAHEETEAAKALAERTTAEAIAEAERLRADAGEYAQRVRTEASDALAEADQAAARTRADAREDANRIRSDAATQADTLITEARSEAERLQTETAAEAERVRTEAVTEAERLRTETAAEAERIRTKASQTLTEADEAAARTRADAREDANRIRSDAATQADTLITEARSEAERLQTETAAEAERVRTEAVTEAERLRTEAVANAEQLIGDATGDAERLRAEAAEQVGSAQVHAKRVRAEAERAKADAEAEAERLVNSARQKAERTLDEAREDANKRRSEAAEQVDKLITETTAEADKLLAEAQAQALKATADAESQADTMVGAARSEAERIVAEATIEGNSLVEKARTDADELLVGARRDATAIRERAEELRSRVTTEIEELHERARREAAETMKSTGDRCDALIKAAEEQLAKAEAKAKELVSEADSEAGKVRIAAVKKAEGLLKEAEQKKARLVKEAEELKAQAVGDARRTVEEAEELKAEAIREARRTVEEGKRELEILMRRREDINAEISRVQDVLEALESFEAPASGKDGGVKTGATVGAPRSGGKASES, encoded by the coding sequence GTGCGGGGCTACGAGAGCCAGGAGCGAGAGCCGGCGGCTGACGTCGACCACCTCTCTCGGTTCGAGGCCGAGATGAAGCGGCTGAGGACCGAGCGGGAGAAGGCGATCCAGCACGCCGAGGACCTCGGCTACCAGGTCGAGGTGCTGCGCGCCAAGCTGCACGAGGCGCGCCGTACCCTCATGACCCGGCCCGCCTACGACGGCGGTGACATCGGCTACCAGGCCGAGCAGCTGCTCCGCAACGCCCAGATGCAGGCCGAGCAGCTGCGCCAGGACGCCGAACGGGAGCTGAGCCAGGCCCGCGCGCAGACCCAGCGCATCCTCCAGGAGCACGCCGAGCAGGCCGCCCGGCTCCAGGCGGAGCTGCACCAGGAGGCGGTGACCCGGCGCCAGCAGCTCGACCAGGAGCTGGCCGAGCGCCGCGCCACCGTCGAGTCGCACGTCAACGAGAACGTGGCGTGGGCGGAGCAGTTGCGCGCCCGCACCGAGCAGCAGGCCCGCCGGCTGCTGGACGAGTCCCGCGCGGAGGCCGAGCAGGCGATGGCCGCCGCCCGCGCGGAGGCCGAGCGGCTGACCCGGGAGGCCCGGGAGCGGCTGCGGAGCGAGGCCGAGTCCGCCCGCGCCGAGGCCGACCAGATCCTGCGCCGGGCCCGCGCGGACGCCGAGCGGCTGCTGAACGCGGCCTCCACGCAGGCGCAGGAGGCCACCGAGCACGCCGAGCAGCTGCGGACGGCCACGGTCACCGAGTCGGACGCGGCCCGCCGGCAGGCCGCCGAGCTGAGCCGGGCCGCCGAGGAGCGGATGACGGCGGCCGAGGAGGCGCTGCGCAAGGCGCAGGCCGAGGCCGAGAAGGTGGTCACCGAGGCGAAGGAGGCCGCCGCCAAGGCGCTGGCCACGGCCGAGGCCGCCAACGAGACGCGGACGCGCACCGCCAAGGAACAGGTCGCCCGGCTGGTCGAGGAGGCCACCAAGGAGGCCGAGCACACCAGGTCCGAGGCCGAGCAGCTGGTCGCGGACGCCCGCGCCGAGGCCGAGAAGGTCGTCGCCGAGGCCGCCGAGAAGGCCCGCACGATCACCGCCGAGGAGACGGCCACCCAGCTGTCCAAGGCGGCGAAGACCGCCGAGGACGTGCTCGACAAGGCGTCGGAGGACGCCCGCAGGACCACCCGGGCCGCCGCCGAGGAGGCCGAGCGGATCCGCTCGGAGGCCGAGGCCGAGGCGGACCGGCTGCGCGCCGAGGCGCACGACATCGCCGAGCAGCTCAAGGGCGCGGCCAAGGACGACACCAAGGAGTACCGGGCCAAGACGGTCGCGCTCCAGGAGGAGGCCCGCCGGCTGCGCGGCGAGGCCGAGCAGCTGCGCGCCGACGCGGTCTCCGAGGGCGAGTCGATCCGTGCCGAGGCCCGCCGCGAGGCCGTCGCCAAGATCGAGGAGGCGGCCAGGTCCGCCGAGGAGCTGCTGGCCAAGGCCAAGGCGGACGCCGAGGAGCTGCGGCAGACCGCGACGGCCGACAGCGAGAAGGTCCGCACCGAGGCCGTCGAGCGCGCCACCTCCCTGCGCCGGCAGGCCGAGGAGTCCCTGGAGCGCGCCCGCGAGGAGGCCGAGCGGCTGCGCGCCGAGGCCGCCGAGCAGGCGGAGACGGCCCGGGCGGACGCCGAGAAGGCCGCGCGGGAGCTGCGCGAGGAGACCGAGAAGGCCGTCGAGACCCGCCGTGCCGAGGCCGCCGAGGAGCTGACCCGGCTTCAGTCCGAGGCGCAGGAGCGGCTGGCGTCGGCCGAACGGGCGCTGAGCGAGGCCCGCGAGGAGGCCGCCCGGGTCCGCCGGGAGACCGCCGAGGAGACCGAGCGGCTGCGCGCGGAGTCCGCCGAGCGGATCCGTACGCTCCAGCAGCAGGCCGAGGCCGAGGCCGAGCGGCTGCGCACCGAGGCCGCCTCCGACGCGTCCGCCTCCCGCGCCGAGGGCGAGGCCATCGCCGTACGGCTGCGGTCCGAGGCCGCCGCCGAGGCCGAGCGGCTGAAGACGGAGGCCCAGGACACCGCCGACCGGATGCGCGCGGAGGCGCAGGCCGCCGCCGAGCGGCTGGGCGCCGAGGCGTCCGAGACGCTCGCCGCCGCGCAGGAGGAGGCCGCCCGGCGCCGCCGCGAGGCCGAGGAGCTGCTCGGTGCCGCCCGCGAGGAGGCCGACCAGGAGCGGCAGCGGGCCCGGGAGCAGAGCGAGGAGCTGCTGGCCGCCGCCCGCAAGCGGGTCGAGGAGGCGCAGGCCGAGGCCACCCGGCTGGTGGAGGAGGCCGACCGGCGCGCCGGCGAGATGGTCGCCGCCGCCGAGCAGCACGCCCAGCAGGTCCGGGACTCCGTCGCCGGGCTGCACGAGCAGGCGCAGGAGGAGATCGCCGGGCTGCGCTCGGCCGCCGAGCACGCGGCGGACCGTACCCGGCGGGAGGCCGAGGAGGAGGCGGACCGGGTCCGCGCCGACGCCTACGCCGAGCGGGAGCGGGCCGGCGAGGACGCCGCCCGGGTCCGGCGCGAGGCGCACGAGGAGACGGAGGCCGCGAAGGCGCTGGCCGAGCGGACGACGGCGGAGGCGATCGCCGAGGCCGAGCGGCTGCGCGCGGACGCGGGCGAGTACGCGCAGCGGGTGCGCACCGAGGCGTCGGACGCGCTGGCCGAGGCGGACCAGGCGGCGGCCCGTACCCGGGCGGACGCCCGCGAGGACGCCAACCGCATCCGCTCCGACGCCGCCACCCAGGCCGACACCCTCATCACCGAGGCCCGCAGCGAGGCCGAACGGCTCCAGACCGAGACCGCCGCCGAGGCCGAGCGCGTGCGCACCGAGGCGGTCACGGAGGCGGAGCGGCTGCGGACGGAGACGGCCGCCGAGGCCGAGCGGATCCGGACGAAGGCCTCGCAGACGCTGACCGAGGCCGACGAGGCGGCGGCGCGTACCCGGGCGGACGCCCGCGAGGACGCCAACCGCATCCGCTCCGACGCCGCCACCCAGGCCGACACCCTCATCACCGAGGCCCGCAGCGAAGCCGAACGGCTCCAGACCGAGACCGCCGCCGAGGCCGAGCGCGTGCGCACCGAGGCGGTCACGGAGGCGGAGCGGCTGCGCACGGAGGCCGTCGCGAACGCCGAGCAGCTGATCGGTGACGCCACGGGCGACGCCGAGCGGCTGCGGGCGGAGGCCGCCGAGCAGGTCGGCTCCGCGCAGGTGCACGCCAAGCGGGTGCGGGCGGAGGCCGAGCGGGCGAAGGCGGACGCGGAGGCCGAGGCCGAACGGCTCGTCAACTCCGCGCGCCAGAAGGCCGAGCGGACCCTGGACGAGGCCCGCGAGGACGCCAACAAGCGGCGTTCGGAGGCGGCCGAGCAGGTCGACAAGCTCATCACGGAGACCACGGCCGAGGCCGACAAGCTGCTCGCCGAGGCGCAGGCGCAGGCCCTGAAGGCCACGGCGGACGCCGAGTCGCAGGCCGACACGATGGTGGGCGCGGCCCGCAGCGAGGCCGAGCGGATCGTCGCCGAGGCGACCATCGAGGGCAACTCGCTGGTGGAGAAGGCCCGTACGGACGCGGACGAGCTGCTGGTCGGCGCGCGCCGGGACGCCACCGCGATAAGGGAGCGCGCGGAGGAGCTGCGCAGCCGGGTCACCACGGAGATCGAGGAGCTGCACGAGCGGGCCCGCCGGGAGGCCGCCGAGACGATGAAGTCCACCGGCGACCGCTGCGACGCGCTCATCAAGGCCGCCGAGGAGCAGCTCGCGAAGGCCGAGGCGAAGGCCAAGGAGCTGGTCTCGGAGGCCGATTCCGAGGCGGGCAAGGTGCGGATCGCCGCGGTGAAGAAGGCCGAGGGGCTGCTCAAGGAGGCCGAGCAGAAGAAGGCGCGCCTGGTCAAGGAGGCCGAGGAGCTGAAGGCCCAGGCGGTCGGCGACGCCCGGCGTACCGTGGAGGAGGCCGAGGAGCTGAAGGCGGAGGCGATCCGCGAGGCCCGTCGCACGGTCGAGGAGGGCAAGCGGGAGCTGGAGATCCTGATGCGCCGGCGCGAGGACATCAACGCCGAGATCTCCCGGGTGCAGGATGTCCTGGAGGCGCTGGAGTCCTTCGAGGCGCCCGCGTCCGGCAAGGACGGCGGAGTCAAGACGGGCGCCACGGTGGGCGCCCCCCGATCGGGTGGCAAGGCGTCGGAGAGCTAG
- a CDS encoding MarR family winged helix-turn-helix transcriptional regulator, which yields METETATRWLTDAEQCAWRTHLEVNRLLTYQLEKDLQPFGLTMNDYEILVNLSESEDVRMRMSDLASATLQSKSRLSHQITRMENANLVRRENCDTDRRGLYAVLTDHGMEMMRKVAPHHVASVRRHFIDLLSPDALMELEKALKPVAEHLRGQRGRP from the coding sequence ATGGAGACCGAGACGGCCACGCGCTGGCTGACCGATGCGGAGCAGTGCGCCTGGCGCACCCACCTGGAGGTCAACAGGCTGTTGACGTACCAGCTCGAAAAGGATCTGCAGCCGTTCGGCCTGACAATGAACGACTACGAGATCCTGGTGAACCTGTCCGAGTCGGAAGACGTACGGATGCGGATGAGCGACCTGGCCTCAGCGACCCTTCAGTCCAAGAGCCGGCTCTCGCACCAGATCACGCGCATGGAGAACGCCAACCTGGTTCGCCGCGAGAACTGTGACACGGACCGGCGGGGGCTGTACGCCGTGCTCACGGACCACGGCATGGAGATGATGCGGAAGGTCGCCCCGCATCACGTGGCATCGGTGCGGCGCCACTTCATCGATCTGCTGTCGCCGGACGCGCTGATGGAACTGGAGAAGGCGCTCAAGCCGGTCGCCGAACACCTGAGAGGACAGCGGGGGCGTCCCTGA
- the mce gene encoding methylmalonyl-CoA epimerase: MLTRIDHIGIACHDLDATVEFYRATYGFEVFHTEVNEEQGVREAMLRINGTSDGGASYLQLLEPVREDSTVAKWLAKNGEGVHHIAFGTADVDADSEEIRGKGVRVLYDEPRRGSMGSRITFLHPKDCHGVLTELVTSAPVETPEH, translated from the coding sequence ATGCTGACGCGAATCGACCACATCGGGATCGCCTGCCACGACCTCGACGCGACCGTCGAGTTCTACCGGGCCACGTACGGCTTCGAGGTGTTCCACACCGAGGTCAACGAGGAGCAGGGCGTGCGCGAGGCCATGCTCCGGATCAACGGCACGTCGGACGGCGGCGCCTCCTACCTCCAGCTGCTGGAACCGGTCCGCGAGGACTCCACGGTCGCCAAGTGGCTGGCGAAGAACGGGGAGGGCGTCCACCACATCGCCTTCGGCACCGCGGACGTGGACGCCGACTCCGAGGAGATCCGCGGCAAGGGCGTGCGGGTGCTCTACGACGAGCCCCGGCGCGGCTCCATGGGCTCGCGGATCACCTTCCTGCACCCCAAGGACTGCCATGGCGTCCTCACAGAACTGGTCACTTCGGCGCCTGTTGAGACGCCCGAGCACTGA
- the meaB gene encoding methylmalonyl Co-A mutase-associated GTPase MeaB yields the protein MQDVSSLVAQAREGRPRAVARLISLVEGASPQLREVMAALAPLTGNAYVVGLTGSPGVGKSTSTSALVTAYRKQGRRVGVLAVDPSSPFSGGALLGDRVRMSDHASDPGVYIRSMATRGHLGGLAWAAPQAIRVLDAAGCDVILVETVGVGQSEVEIASQADTSVVLLAPGMGDGIQAAKAGILEIGDVYVVNKADRDGADATARELNHMLGLGEARGPGDWRPPIVRTVAARAEGVDEVVEALEKHRAWMEERGILAERRKARAAREVETIAVTALRERIGDLHGDRRLSALAERIVAGELDPYRAADELVAGLTQG from the coding sequence ATGCAGGACGTCTCCTCTCTGGTGGCCCAGGCCAGGGAAGGCCGGCCGCGGGCCGTGGCCCGGCTGATCTCCCTGGTGGAGGGGGCGTCACCGCAGCTCAGGGAGGTCATGGCGGCGCTGGCGCCGCTGACCGGCAACGCCTATGTGGTGGGCCTGACCGGCTCGCCCGGCGTCGGCAAGTCGACCTCCACCTCCGCGCTGGTCACCGCCTACCGCAAGCAGGGCAGGAGGGTCGGCGTCCTGGCCGTCGACCCGTCCTCGCCGTTCTCCGGCGGCGCCCTGCTCGGCGACCGGGTCCGGATGTCCGACCACGCCTCCGACCCCGGCGTCTACATCCGCTCCATGGCCACCCGGGGCCACCTCGGCGGGCTGGCCTGGGCCGCACCGCAGGCCATCCGGGTGCTGGACGCGGCGGGCTGCGACGTGATCCTGGTCGAGACGGTCGGCGTCGGCCAGTCCGAGGTCGAGATCGCCTCGCAGGCCGACACCAGCGTGGTGCTGCTCGCCCCGGGCATGGGCGACGGCATCCAGGCGGCGAAGGCCGGCATCCTGGAGATCGGCGACGTCTACGTGGTCAACAAGGCCGACCGGGACGGCGCCGACGCCACCGCCCGCGAGCTGAACCACATGCTGGGCCTGGGCGAGGCCCGCGGCCCCGGCGACTGGCGCCCGCCCATCGTCAGGACCGTCGCGGCCCGCGCGGAGGGCGTCGACGAGGTCGTGGAGGCCCTGGAGAAGCACCGGGCCTGGATGGAGGAGCGGGGCATCCTCGCCGAGCGCCGCAAGGCCCGCGCGGCCCGCGAGGTGGAGACCATCGCCGTCACCGCGCTGCGCGAACGCATCGGCGACCTGCACGGCGACCGCCGGCTCAGCGCCCTCGCCGAACGCATCGTCGCCGGCGAGCTGGACCCCTACCGCGCCGCGGACGAACTGGTCGCCGGCCTGACCCAGGGCTGA
- a CDS encoding MFS transporter, with amino-acid sequence MSTPLSRPSYAAVLRVPQARRTFTAALTARLSYATVGLAVPLAVTAATGSWAVSGVVLSLFGAATVLLMPLRAALVDRHGPRRALLPMSVLYGVLLALLAALTWHPGAPAAAVAGTAALAGCCAPPLGPAMRALWSRLMPDEGMARRAYSLDAVAEELLYVSGPALVGVLLGVAPAAAGILLSAALNVAGTCAFVTSPALPGPRSAARRGRPVPVRGLLPAVVVALGLGLAISAVELLVLAFAAAHSYDTALVPWALGALSVGSALGGLAVGAVRWRAPARTRLCRFAAPFGLVLAAAGAAPGLWTLSAVLALAGAFIAPALTTAYLLADETATEDTRIRAGAWVNTGVNAGSSAGALAAGLLIDRLPLPLCFALAGGSALATAAAATVRVTAAGRTARTTTPAATDRG; translated from the coding sequence GTGTCCACGCCCCTGTCGCGGCCCTCGTACGCCGCTGTCCTGCGCGTGCCCCAGGCCCGCCGCACCTTCACCGCCGCCCTGACGGCCCGTCTGTCCTACGCCACCGTCGGCCTGGCGGTGCCGCTGGCCGTCACCGCCGCCACCGGCTCCTGGGCCGTCTCCGGCGTCGTACTGTCCCTGTTCGGCGCCGCCACGGTCCTCCTGATGCCGCTGCGCGCCGCCCTCGTCGACCGCCACGGCCCGCGCCGGGCCCTGCTGCCCATGTCGGTGCTGTACGGCGTCCTGCTGGCCCTCCTGGCCGCGCTGACCTGGCACCCGGGCGCCCCGGCGGCGGCCGTCGCCGGCACGGCCGCGCTCGCGGGCTGCTGCGCGCCGCCGCTGGGCCCGGCCATGCGCGCCCTGTGGTCGCGACTGATGCCGGACGAGGGCATGGCGCGGCGCGCCTACAGCCTCGACGCCGTCGCCGAAGAACTGCTGTACGTCTCCGGCCCGGCGCTGGTCGGCGTGCTCCTCGGCGTCGCCCCGGCGGCCGCCGGAATCCTGCTGAGCGCGGCCCTGAACGTGGCCGGCACCTGCGCCTTCGTCACGTCTCCGGCGCTGCCCGGGCCGCGCTCCGCCGCCCGCCGCGGACGGCCCGTCCCGGTGCGGGGCCTGCTGCCGGCGGTCGTGGTCGCGCTGGGCCTCGGGCTGGCCATCAGCGCCGTGGAACTGCTGGTACTGGCCTTCGCCGCGGCACACTCCTACGACACCGCGCTGGTCCCCTGGGCGCTGGGCGCCCTCTCGGTGGGCAGCGCGCTCGGCGGGCTCGCGGTCGGCGCGGTGCGCTGGCGTGCGCCCGCCCGGACCCGGCTGTGCCGCTTCGCCGCGCCCTTCGGGCTGGTGCTGGCGGCGGCGGGAGCGGCCCCCGGGCTGTGGACCCTGTCCGCGGTGCTGGCCCTCGCGGGCGCCTTCATCGCTCCCGCGCTGACGACCGCGTATCTGCTGGCCGACGAGACGGCCACGGAGGACACCCGCATCCGGGCCGGGGCCTGGGTGAACACCGGGGTGAACGCCGGGAGTTCGGCCGGGGCACTGGCGGCCGGACTGCTGATCGACCGCCTGCCGCTGCCGCTGTGCTTCGCCCTGGCGGGCGGCAGCGCACTGGCAACGGCCGCGGCCGCCACCGTCCGCGTGACCGCGGCCGGCCGCACGGCGCGGACAACCACGCCGGCCGCCACCGACCGCGGCTGA